From a single Raphanus sativus cultivar WK10039 chromosome 3, ASM80110v3, whole genome shotgun sequence genomic region:
- the LOC108845061 gene encoding uncharacterized protein LOC108845061 has translation MARRFTTEEKGKASANIPSGPPRLRMRAPDFDPAELIKDNLLTLVGRLTNPREQKMSSVLPYLAKTWNLVGASAGSDLGNGCFQFRLNTEEDIRKVLHNRPYQYGRWMIIVQRWEPIISHSFPFQIPFWISLRGIPLHYWHEKVVSNIGMELGELETYEVTKTSARVRVRVDGLKPLIMEAAMDFNSGEESIISLDYEKLGNHCSFCYRLSHLRSHCPERPPPLVARTRTDIVEQPPSYRQEPVSSPPRASQDARGRAVSQNRPFQQRLDRHGRPFGDRVSSAALRPPGPKNKIAPRSSLEREKTPTSEQREPVYTYPPYTRRRLNSPGGDRAGETRREMGRHSPILQWRPKSPILNQETTPPSAQNNIASVGRNLEATDFPLLPTVPSREEVMEDLRVATLQYMNCSDPTEREARKQRVMQSELNGEVEEAANHILQASTSAAMSCLAPNTTAVYSEMIPVEETVITATEPPIRKRGRPAKQKEPRMSPRLSPKTFSGMGSKKKNLARLQASPGSSSRQSRSSRPTTGQNRTTAASNAPPIVLIPAISRQQTDFPLLTPDLP, from the coding sequence ATGGCTCGAAGATTCACAACAGAGGAAAAAGGCAAAGCTTCTGCAAACATCCCCTCAGGCCCTCCTAGGCTTCGAATGCGTGCTCCGGATTTCGACCCTGCTGAGCTCATCAAAGATAACCTTCTCACTCTGGTGGGACGCCTAACCAACCCAAGAGAACAGAAGATGAGCTCTGTTCTACCTTATCTGGCTAAGACCTGGAACTTGGTGGGCGCTTCCGCAGGTTCAGACCTTGGCAACGGTTGTTTTCAATTCCGTCTCAACACGGAGGAGGACATACGCAAGGTACTCCACAACAGACCATACCAATATGGACGTTGGATGATTATAGTCCAAAGATGGGAACCGATAATCTCTCATAGCTTCCCCTTCCAGATACCTTTCTGGATCTCGCTTCGGGGTATACCTCTTCACTACTGGCATGAAAAAGTTGTCAGTAATATAGGCATGGAGTTAGGAGAACTCGAAACCTACGAGGTTACCAAAACTTCAGCTCGAGTCAGAGTCAGGGTAGACGGCCTAAAACCCTTGATTATGGAGGCAGCAATGGACTTTAACTCGGGAGAAGAAAGCATCATCTCCCTAGACTACGAAAAATTGGGAAACCACTGCTCATTCTGCTACAGACTATCACATCTTCGGTCACATTGTCCAGAGAGACCCCCTCCGCTTGTCGCAAGAACAAGAACAGACATAGTAGAACAGCCACCCTCCTATCGTCAGGAACCAGTTAGTAGTCCCCCAAGAGCTTCTCAGGATGCTAGAGGCCGTGCAGTTTCTCAAAACAGACCCTTTCAACAGAGATTAGACCGTCACGGGAGGCCTTTTGGTGACAGAGTCTCATCTGCAGCTCTACGCCCACCAGGACCGAAAAACAAAATCGCACCTCGCTCTTCACTGGAACGTGAGAAGACGCCTACATCTGAACAACGGGAGCCAGTCTACACCTATCCTCCTTACACAAGACGCAGACTTAACAGCCCGGGTGGAGATCGAGCCGGAGAAACTCGCAGAGAAATGGGTCGACATTCTCCTATACTCCAATGGAGGCCCAAATCTCCAATATTGAATCAGGAAACCACTCCACCGAGTGCTCAAAACAACATTGCTTCTGTGGGACGTAACCTGGAGGCTACTGATTTCCCACTTCTCCCTACAGTGCCCTCTAGGGAAGAAGTAATGGAAGATCTCAGAGTCGCCACTTTACAATATATGAATTGTTCAGACCCGACAGAAAGAGAAGCTAGAAAGCAACGGGTGATGCAAAGTGAACTGAATGGAGAAGTGGAAGAAGCAGCTAATCATATCCTACAAGCCTCAACCTCGGCTGCAATGTCGTGCCTAGCTCCGAACACTACTGCAGTCTACTCTGAGATGATTCCTGTAGAAGAAACAGTTATCACAGCAACTGAACCCCCCATCAGGAAAAGGGGACGGCCCGCCAAGCAAAAGGAACCTAGAATGTCCCCGAGACTCAGCCCGAAGACTTTCTCGGGTATGGGTTCCAAGAAGAAGAATTTGGCTCGTCTTCAAGCTTCTCCAGGTTCCTCCTCGAGACAGTCAAGATCATCGAGACCCACTACAGGACAGAACAGGACTACAGCAGCCTCAAACGCTCCTCCGATAGTCTTAATACCGGCAATCTCGAGACAGCAGACGGATTTTCCTCTGCTAACTCCCGATCTTCCTTAG
- the LOC108845060 gene encoding uncharacterized protein LOC108845060, with protein sequence MGWDPWAERAGVGDPLAVDGRSVTPMHIFFHCPYAKEVWSLVPLHASVHIAEDLDFRSSLQFLFRKAVCLPPTGIRAPIILWVCWLLWTSRDRLIFENKANRPIEKVSKALSSALEWDQTQTSTASKKTATPPRRISHHLLSDPSSTPLCFVDAPWDASSNQTGIAWKITNTSPNQPL encoded by the coding sequence atgggatGGGACCCatgggccgagagagcgggcgtgggtgacccattagccgtggacggTCGGAGCGTTACCCCAATGCACATTTTCTTCCACTGCCCTTATGCGAAAGAAGTCTGGAGCTTAGTACCACTTCATGCATCAGTTCACATAGCTGAAGACTTAGACTTTAGATCCAGTCTGCAGTTTCTATTCAGGAAAGCCGTATGCCTTCCTCCTACAGGCATCAGAGCACCAATCATATTGTGGGTTTGTTGGCTCTTGTGGACATCCAGAGACAGATTAATCTTCGAGAACAAGGCCAACCGTCCTATTGAAAAGGTCTCAAAAGCCTTATCATCAGCGCTTGAATGGGATCAGACTCAAACTTCAACTGCATCGAAGAAAACCGCTACACCTCCAAGGAGAATCAGCCACCATCTTCTCTCGGATCCATCATCGACGCCTCTGTGCTTTGTAGATGCTCCTTGGGATGCCTCCTCTAACCAGACAGGAATAGCATGGAAGATCACCAATACCTCGCCAAACCAACCTCTTTGA
- the LOC130509939 gene encoding uncharacterized protein LOC130509939, with translation MAREWGLAQTHTTSTRPPLHRHTPTLISSATSICFTDAAWQVETNRAGCGWLIKDHGGVCLAQGTFSFNDTSSALVAEALAVRSALLNALELGISRICINTDCQALVAIISSDHHPADLHGIIRDIEHLSSSFDCISFAFIFRNLNYEADSLAKTALYSPSTN, from the coding sequence ATGGCTAGAGAGTGGGGCCTCGCACAAACCCACACAACCTCAACACGGCCTCCTCTGCATCGTCATACTCCAACGCTAATTTCCTCTGCTACTAGTATCTGTTTTACTGATGCGGCTTGGCAGGTTGAAACAAACAGAGCAGGCTGTGGATGGCTAATTAAAGATCATGGTGGCGTCTGCCTAGCACAGGGTACTTTTTCTTTCAACGACACATCCTCAGCATTGGTGGCTGAAGCTCTTGCGGTCCGATCAGCACTCCTCAACGCCCTCGAGTTGGGCATCTCAAGAATCTGTATCAATACAGATTGTCAAGCACTTGTTGCTATTATCTCCTCGGACCATCACCCGGCGGATCTCCACGGAATCATTCGGGATATCGAGCATCTATCTTCTTCCTTTGACTGtatttcttttgcttttattttcagAAACTTGAATTATGAGGCTGACTCCCTTGCAAAGACTGCTTTGTACTCTCCCTCCACCAACTAA
- the LOC108846450 gene encoding polycomb group protein EMBRYONIC FLOWER 2-like, translated as MPDTPFIVRKTSSRCSRMIDQMHNKYFRTHMSEEEKIAADESLKVYCQPRDLYVILQRHAIKNPLFLQRSLNYKIEAKHQRRIQMTLFLPGSKDPAGIQTQKLFPFFIVLAKLVSSKTTAECSAVYKFSRACILTGDDGVSQPPANFLLPRMDRLALDAKSGSLAILFISFAGAQNSQFVIDPSKPHSGIFRGLCLWSKIPLESLYLSWQKYPNMDLGEKANSVSLVEMQPCFLQPKYSMTEKCFVIQVPSYPLTSSSPQQVQVTISAQEVGATENPPYRSSFSFNDIPASSVVLPISWLRKGQVAYTYRYYNNKLYRTEVTGDFTCPICFVKCASFKGVECHMPSTHDFFNFEFWVNEKYPAVNVSLKSETMINEFFNLNVHKKQIQITEGDRHARLERYPSSSKKSGHRKQKTPLRNPMPGPLKITDDANSVKNEKSQIPPGGAKLYTQLVPPRSPAELQMMQMWNSFVKERRVVENGRISLGCEAFSKLHGPLMVRNPDLLWCWTKYIWTLKIYGRIDDRTLKNCNLFIEQVAK; from the exons ATGCCAGACACTCCTTTCATCGTTCGTAAAACCTCTTC ACGTTGTTCCAGAATGATAGATCAGATGCACAATAAATACTTCCGTACGCATATGTCTGAAGAGGAGAAGATTGCTGCTGACGAGAGCCTTAAAGTGTATTGCCAGCCTAGAGATCTCTACGTCATTCTTCAGCGTCATGCCATTAAGAAT CCCTTGTTTCTTCAGCGAAGTTTGAATTATAAGATTGAAGCCAAACATCAAAGgag AATACAAATGACTTTGTTCCTTCCGGGCAGTAAAGATCCTGCTGGTATACAAACTCAGAAactgtttcctttttttattgtGCTGGCAAAACTCGTTTCTTCTAAGACTACTGCAGAG TGTTCTGCAGTATATAAGTTCAGTCGAGCATGTATCCTAACTGGGGATGATGGAGTTAGTCAACCTCCAGCCAACTTTCTGCTCCCTAGAATGGATAGACTTGCATTGGATGCAAAATCAGGATCACTCGCTATCTTATTTATCAGCTTTG CTGGCGCGCAAAATTCTCAATTTGTCATTGATCCAAGCAAGCCCCATTCAGGTATTTTCA GAGGACTTTGCCTATGGAGCAAAATACCCTTGGAATCTCTCTATTTGTCGTGGCAGAAATATCCAAATATGGACTTGGGAGAGAAAGCTAATTCAGTCTCTCTTGTTGAAATGCAGCCTTGCTTTTTACAG CCAAAGTACTCTATGACTGAGAAGTGTTTCGTGATTCAGGTTCCCAGCTATCCCCTCACCTCG AGCTCACCGCAGCAAGTCCAAGTCACCATATCTGCACAAGAGGTTGGAGCAACGGAAAATCCTCCTTATCgttcttcattttcatttaaTGACATCCCTGCCTCTTCAGTAGTGTTGCCCATTAGCTG GTTGAGAAAAGGACAAGTAGCTTACACTTACAGATACTATAACAACAAATTATATAGAACTGAAG TAACTGGAGACTTTACTTGTCCAATCTGCTTCGTAAAATGTGCCAGTTTTAAG GGCGTGGAATGTCACATGCCATCAACCCATGATTTCTTCAATTTTGAATTTTGG GTAAATGAAAAGTATCCGGCTGTAAATGTCTCTCTCAAGAGTGAGACAATGATCAACGAG tttttcaatttaaatgttcataaaaaacaaattcaaattaCTGAGGGCGACCGTCACGCAAGGCTGGAACGATACCCTTCCTC TTCAAAGAAATCCGGACATAGGAAGCAGAAGACTCCGTTAAGGAACCCAATGCCGGGGCCTCTTAAGATCACTGACG ATGCTAACTCTGTTAAAAATGAGAAGAGCCAAATACCACCTGGGGGTGCTAAGTTATATACTCAATTAGTTCCTCCTAGAAGTCCCGCAGAATTGCAAATGATGCAAATGTGGAACTCTTTTGTGAAGGAGCGCCG AGTAGTCGAAAATGGTCGCATCTCCTTGGGATGTGAGGCGTTCTCAAAACTACACGGACCTCTCATGGTCCGAAATCCGGACTTGCTCTG GTGCTGGACAAAGTATATCTGGACACTGAAGATTTACGGCCGTATTGACGACCGAACCTTGAAGAACTGTAATTTGTTTATCGAACAGGTTGCTAAGTGA